A single window of Onychostoma macrolepis isolate SWU-2019 chromosome 16, ASM1243209v1, whole genome shotgun sequence DNA harbors:
- the elovl4a gene encoding elongation of very long chain fatty acids protein 4a — translation MDILKHIINDTVEFYKWSLTIADKRVEKWPLMDSPLPTLAISSSYLLFLWLGPKYMQGREPFQLRKTLIIYNFSMVILNFFIFKELFLAARAANYSYICQPVDYSDDPNEVRVAAALWWYFISKGVEYLDTVFFILRKKFNQISFLHVYHHCTMFTLWWIGIKWVAGGQSFFGAHMNAAIHVLMYLYYGLAAFGPKIQKYLWWKKYLTIVQMIQFHVTIGHTALSLYSDCPFPKWMHWCLIGYALTFIILFGNFYYQTYRRQPRRETAAKPGKALHNGASNGALTSSNGNAGKTDEKPAAAESGRRKRKGRAKRD, via the exons ATGGATATTTTAAAGCATATAATCAACGACACCGTCGAATTCTACAAATGGAGTCTCACCATCGCAG ACAAGCGTGTGGAGAAATGGCCGCTGATGGACTCTCCGCTCCCCACGCTGGCCATCAGCTCCTCGTACCTGCTGTTCCTCTGGCTGGGGCCGAAGTACATGCAGGGCCGAGAGCCCTTCCAGCTGAGGAAGACCCTCATCATCTACAACTTCAGCATGGTCATCCTTAACTTCTTCATATTCAAAGAG CTCTTCCTCGCAGCACGAGCGGCCAACTACAGCTACATCTGCCAGCCTGTGGACTACTCAGACGATCCCAATGAAGTGCGG GTGGCAGCAGCTCTGTGGTGGTACTTTATTTCTAAAGGTGTGGAGTACCTCGACACTGTGTTCTTCATCTTACGCAAGAAGTTCAACCAAATCAGCTTCCTGCACGTCTATCACCACTGCACCATGTTCACTCTGTGGTGGATCGGCATCAAGTGGGTCGCCGGTGGACAGT CGTTCTTCGGGGCTCATATGAATGCAGCCATCCATGTCCTGATGTACTTGTATTATGGGCTGGCCGCATTCGGtccaaaaatacagaaatatctgTGGTGGAAGAAGTATCTGACCATCGTCCAAATG ATCCAGTTTCACGTCACCATCGGCCACACGGCTCTGTCGCTGTACTCCGACTGCCCGTTCCCTAAGTGGATGCACTGGTGTCTGATCGGATACGCCCTCACCTTCATCATCCTCTTTGGGAATTTCTATTACCAGACGTACCGCCGCCAGCCCCGCCGTGAGACCGCGGCCAAACCCGGCAAAGCCCTTCATAACGGAGCCTCCAACGGAGCCCTGACCTCCAGTAACGGAAACGCCGGCAAGACGGACGAGAAACCGGCAGCGGCCGAGAGCGGCAGGAGAAAGAGGAAGGGCAGAGCGAAGCGCGATTAA